In Nilaparvata lugens isolate BPH chromosome 13, ASM1435652v1, whole genome shotgun sequence, the sequence aTGAGCTGGtattatggtaacaatttataatgggggaatcgcttggcttgcgagaggttaaattgatctaactctataactcatgagaaaggaactatattttgaaagaataaacaAAACAGATTATATTTTGGATaactaagtaatcgatttaattaaattgtaactcaaaataaaactggaaacttaaataaaataatataaggaCAACTTTCGGCTACATTACACTAGTATATCGGATTATTTTAATAGATTATTGGGATTTCAATATCAACTCGTTCTCACACAACATCTATCACAACATCAATCCCACAAAAAAATCTAAttgttcattttcatctatGTTTACAAATaatctgtaatataataaaggaaagaatggCATATATACACGTACGGTATAGGagatacacgaatgacgcatcatcacgtctgaactactcaactgatcaacttttaattttgcatacagattctaaatttaccgagggtggttataggcctattttagattcttcaagatttcagtaggacaagttttcagtttgacaaGCTTTTGATtggatccttgcggagcacgggttaactGCTAGTcttctataataaaggaaaaaattggcttatacacgtacagtaTGGGAGATACAcgaatgacgtatcatcacgtctgaattctaaattaaccgaggatggttataggcctattttgaattcttcaagtttCCAGTAGGTCAAGCTTTTGATtggatccttgcggagcacgtgttacctgctagtattgaATAGAAACATATTTGAGATACATACGGGTATAAGGAAGGAGTAATCTTATAGCAGCGACTAACGGACAACTGTTGCAGTTTGTCGAGGTTCTCAATGATGACGTTGAAGGTTTGTTCGGTGATGGCGACACAGTCGCTGACATCCAGGTAGACAAGTGACCGACATCGGTCGACCAGTTTCAACGCTTGCTCGTCCTTGAGAGCCTTGCAGCCGCTGATATCCAGGTGAGTGATGTCCGGGTTCACTAGCGAGCAAACGGCTTCCACACTGTCGCCCTCCAGTTCTGTCCAACCGAGGTTCAGTTCTCTCAGTCTGTAACAGAACATAGAATAAGTTTGTTTCTCATTTTTTGAATCAACATCAAGTAGCTCattattttagttttaaatGATTAGTGAGTGTAATTTCGTTACTGCTAAAATCAAAACTTCTCACCAGGAATACAAGAATGGGAATTTACACTACTCTTATAAGACCAGTTGTCACATATGGCTGCGAAGCATGGACAATTCTAAAAGAAGACAGCAACGCTCTGATGGTCTTTGAAAGGAAGatagtggggaggatatatgGTCCTGTGTATGAGAATAGTGCGTGGAGACTGAGGAAAACCGGGAGATAGAAAGGCAAGAATATTCCTCGATTCATCAAGGTTAGAAGGATAAGCTGACTGGGACACTTTGAAAGAATGACTGAGAACAGGATGCAGAAAGtcatgttgaatgaaaaattagatGCAGCCAGAAGAGGAAGGCCGAGAGTACGATAGAAGCAGGATGTGGAGAAGGACCTTGGAGCGATAGGAGTCAGGGGCTGGAGGAGGAAGGCAggagattgattaattatatgcctttattagggcggaattaggactcctggtcctctccaCCACACAACCCTACAGAGAAAATTGGAGAATGATTGTGGTGGAGACAAAAGCCCACATCGGGCTGTAGCACCAGGATAAGTGAGTAGAGTAAGAATGTAATTTCgctatttaatttagatttcatGCAATCTTTCTTCACCCCGAATTTCTTGTTTTCAAGTATTTGCACTGAATTCGGACTAATAGCTAACGTTTTGAACTAGAGTATGAGAGTAGGAAATAGTGGTAAATATTTTATGCTCAGTCTCAAAGAGACCGAAGCCCATGTCGTTATCTGATTGGTCAGACTCCTCCTTCTCggccctctccttctccttcttctcaggAGCTGCGGCCGCCACAGCTGGGGCACCACCTGCAGCCACAGTTACAGCTGCACCGCCGCCGGCCGGAATCGATGCCGACTTTTCCTTGCCTTGTTTAATGAGTTCATCGACCGACTTCCCCTTGAGCTGCCCGACGACAAAGTTCAGCTTCTCGCTGTCGGCTTCGATTCCGACGGAGCTGAGGATCTTCTCAATGTCGGATGAGGAGGGGTTCTCCTTGCCTCCCAGGACAGGAAGGAACAAATTTGGGCTGttcctgttggtccttccccaatcattttgatgaatcgtgttttgtgtatcattaaatgaataaataattgagaagTATTGAAAGGTTTTGGGTAATACTGTATTTGAACCATCATTTACCGAACTGTTtcgtttcatcaaatttgattaATTCCAATTTGCAATATTTAAAATTGCAAGCAATAAGATAACAAAATCACATAACTCAACGAGATGAGAAATAACAGGCAATagtctattttttcttttccgactattgtattgttagCTCTTtccaattaatgaataaataaaaatataagtttaataataatgtattctcCACTAAATCATTACTGACCAACAGAGATACCTTGATCAAAAAAGATTcaaagtgaagtgattttgaGGAAAGTTGTTATGAGAACTGTATTGAGCGTCTACATTGCTAAGTTGTATCCTAAGACTGGCTGACAgctgaatttattgaataaggAGGTGTACACACCGAGCGGTCAGGCATTCCGAATTCCAGCAGTCTCAACAGGATATAgataaatttagaaatatgaATGTGTATGTGTGAATCTCTATGTGTGTAAATGTGAATCAAGTGTTTGTACAATTACGGTCTCACAAGTTGATCCCTGGACCGGACCGATTTACCCCAACCCAGCATCAAGAAGCTACTATGCATAGCAATAACATTCAGGCCCGGATTTTAGGGCACATTTTAGAAACATCCATTTCTGTAACTGTTCAGAATcatttttttcacttgaaattacttacagttacGAATTCCTTCAATATAATTGCCGTGAAGGTTGAGGCATTTGTCATAGCAGTGGGTCAGCCTACCAAAATCCTCTTTATGAAATGCTACCGCACTTTATAGcaccagtaggcctactataaaaGTAGGTTTATTCTTCTAACAGAAGAATAATTTGATCCCTAACTTGTAAGATCGTATTTGTAAATATGATAATACTTCCATTACTGTGATTTTTCTGGGTTCTCTagcaattaaaattgaaataaatactaTACTCTACAACACGACTTACCTCTTACAATACTTCATTATCTCGGTTAGCCCTTCACAGGACACCATGTAACACATCACCATATTCAGTGTGTCCAACTTCTCGTTTTGGGCCACACTTTCGCACACACTCCGATCCGCACAGCAATGCTCCAAACTGAGCTTGCGCAGATCGCGGCACTTGGACAGCAAAACCGCCAGGTCAGCAGGATTCACGACCGCCATGCTCAGGTCGAGGTACTCGACTCGCCACCAGAAGCTTGTCACCATGTCGACGCACTCGGCGAATATGGGCGAGCAGATTTCGACAGTCGGCATCTTGACGATGCGCGAGTTGCGGGAAATGATGTAGGCCAGAGTGTCAGTCTGGAAAGCGCGGCCTGACAGATCGAGCCGCGTCCACAGGGACTCGTCGTAGGCCACATCTCGCCATCTTTTGCAGACTGAGGCGCAGTCTGCGATGCTCTTCTTCGGCAGGAATTGGAAGATCTGCAGGATCATTTCGTCCGAGATCTTTGTGAAGTGGTTGGGTCCTGCAACAGTCAACAATTTCGAAAGTTAGTGTAATGTTTTGGATAGGAATTGGAAGATCTACAGCATCATTTCGTCggagatttttttaatttttattgcggatgattcACACATGAACTTTTTGCTTgagcgtgggtaatgggaagtgcgagggtgaATTATGAggtgatcaaacgtccatgcctattcgatgggattcgaacccgcgaccaggtagcactagcagactgaagggtgcaacgccttagtcaacTCGGCTATCTGGCCGGCATTTTCGTGAAGTGTTTGGCTCCTGCAACAGTCAATAGTGATTTCTATCTCCAGTGTCATTCACGTTATCTATTCAGTAGAAATGATAGAGGACGACATGGTTGcaacttttatttttccatcGCCTTCTATGGTGAAATATGATTGTATGGTAAGAAAGAGATTTTGTGacatttctccataattgaaagaaagacgttgatgttgtcaataccactgtatttgttcaaaatcaattcaaattacagaaccaggtttcatgacAACACCTACCACATATTCTTCAGCTGAACTGATGTTGATTGTTATTTATAACAATCATAtatagttcagctgaagatgtgacAGGGGTTgtcatgaaacctggttctgtaatttgaattgattttgaacaaatataatagtattgacaaaaatatCCAAAGTCATGATCGTTAGCCAGGTGTTCCCGGATAGATCGCgtcaaaaatagaaaacttcaaacatcaacgtcttattctttcaatccTTTAGCGAAAGTGTATTTGAAGAAGTGACATGTATACTTCCAACAGTTCTACAGTATACTTCAAGCGATTCAAGTAATGCCGATATCAATTGTTGATTATTGTTCTAGTGATGATCAACTATATCTCAAATATATAAAATTCACCAAGAAAATATACcctttcatgatttaataatacattttcattataAATTGAGGTTCAATGCAAACGCACACAACAACAGTTGTACGACGACAGGAGACAGAAAAATCCATCCTCAGGTTCTCAGTCTGACTGCAGATGTGTGCGTTCGCCTTAAATATTCTGGTGgtcaatcatatttctacatagcCTGCAAAATTTGGCAACGATGCGGAGTAAGAAACTGatggagctatctgctttgtcaaatgacagaaaaacaatgttaatcaggtgctgacttcataatataaatctcactataaatAGAATTGTACTGAAATTGGATAATAGTGTAAAATATGAATTATAGTGTGGATCTCTTTAAAGCATCAacatttcttatgaataacgCCAACActtattcaatcaatgctgacagcaTTAACATGAAAAGAATATCACTATAGGTAtcataatttatgaattattacaaAGTGATGATAAGACATTCACTTTATTAAGTGATATTTAGCGTGGTTAGTGTTATTGAATTGGTTTGTTGTtaatgtgttggtttcaacacgaaactgctGTAGCCTATTCTGATTAAATTGATTATAACAAAAAccgtatttttcaataaattactcTGAATGTAATTTCTATCATCCAGAGAAATTACTATCATAATTATACATACCCTCTTGACTTCTTCTTTTGCTAGTGGAGCTTTTCTTACGACGACGAAGAAAATTGGTGCAGTCATCAACCTGAGTCTTGGACTCCACTTTCACCTCAGTTTCAACTGGCAAGTCGCATTTCAACTCCTCCTTGGATTCTATTTTTTCCATAGATTTCAGTTTGATTTCTTCGGGATCGTGACGCCCATTTGTGACTAGATTTTCCATAGATTTAGATTTAATTTCTTCGTCTGCATGGCGCCCATTTGTGACTACGTTTGACACGTCCACATTCTGTAGACAAGGAGATGATATGCATGGTTCAAATATAAATCAAGGTTAATTTAGAGTACGTTTTATAAAATCTGGACAAGTAATGGGTTAAATCAATATCCTATAATAGGCAATTGTTTACAAAAATCTATTAATGCCAATTAAACAAGATAAgacatatattttatttcaataagcAGATAACATCTGCCAATAGAATGCACTGAAACAACAAAAGTTTAAACCGAAGTCATATTTTACAAGTTTACTAATGTCTGGGTCGCATTTCCGATGTACATAAGTCAGCATTAAGTTAATTATtaccaataataaaattaataaaaatataactagcATTCTGTTTAATAAACCTAGACTTACCTCATCTTTGAATCCATTTGTAACCAGGTCTGATTCATCGTTGCTTATTTTACACCTcttgttattgttattttttgatTGCATTTTGGAGCTAGATTCTTCTTCGCTAATAACAAAAaacaaagtttttaaaaaagtcaaaacagtaatagaaaaataataattataaaaaaataaaaataaagttaatttatttaacaTTTTAATAGTGAGCTTGATAATATTTGGTGAATACAGTCATGATTTTAGcaagttgaagaaaaagttTACCCAGTTATATCGAGGTTCAAGTTATTGCAAAAACAGAGAAAGTAAAGATAAAAGGAAATATTTTAGATTTAAATAGTGAGTTTTGTAATAGTTAGTGAATACAGTAATGTTTTTAGCATGTTGAAGAGAAAGTTTAAACAGTTAGGCCTACCTATATCAAAGGTTCAAGTTATTGCAGAAACTTAATTCTAGAAAATGCAGAATAGCTAGAATTATGaaataaaagttatttatttatatatgctGCATTTTTATCAGTTAAATAACTGAAGtttaatactaaaaataataccTTGCTTTTGATTAAATATCTTAGTAATGCATGTTACACGCATACGATATAACCTCAATAGGTACTTCAAAAAGGAGGGAAGTATTTATGTGATCTAGGTTAGAAAAGCTTCAACTGTGACTCACAAATCATCAAAAAGTTTGATATTTCCAaacttaaaaattaaaaaagggttcaaatataaacataaaattaacgtgtcatacaaatttggaaaaaataaccTATATTCTAGGACTACATGCAAAGCACCAGTGCTTTCCAGAAATCTACAAGGCAGACGTAGAAATAATGTTTAGaaactagaaaaatattctcagTACTTAATATTTGACAAACCATAATCTATCACCAgttgaatgataaaaataaatttttattagcAAGGGCTTTAAATGATAAGATTACATTGCTAGTTTGAGTAAACATAAGAGTTGTTACAAGATGAGTCAAGtacaatcaaacatttctaaaaGTAATCTCAAGTTCAAAATAaggattataaataaaaataataccttAATAAAGCGTCTTTAGATCTTCTCATAATTTttatgtggttttttgacaaatatagaaaacttgaagatTTCCCTCCAGGTTCTGCTTCCAGTTTGATCTTGTAAAACTTTTTCTGCCACGGCTAACAAAATTTCCCTCCGTTTTGAATGAGCAATGTGACCAACACACTTTTAATTAGTAATTTTTaggataaattattataatcgaGTCTTAATCACTTAATAAGTCTGAATTAtagcaattgaaaaataatttatgtttcGCAAGAAACTATTTGAAGCAAAAGAAAGATGTTTTGAAGTCATTTTGGGTGAACAATAGTACCAAGAAAGTGGAACAACGACAAGATGAGCTGTCTCCTATCTACATAGACGACAAGGTGAGACAGCTTCAATATACACCATATTATTTTCGAGTAGCCTAGTCTTCTCATAAGTTAAGCTGTTTTTCGATTGTCCTTAAAtaccgtcgtcgaccacgacagggtaaggatctcagattgggtggatttcaatttgtctaaataacctgaagattatgatcaattatgttttaatgggggaggaATATGTTtaattgagtttatacttttaaatagtaatatgtttatattttttaaaatgttttattcttgaataataaacacagaaaatggAAAGTTATTTGTTCGGttttttagcacacttgaaatttggacaatatgaatgtcaacactGCTTGTcatcgtcgactgcggaaatttacgcaaaaacgaaaatgcaccttattTACAACTCTCGAAATCCATGAAGTGTACAATAAAGACCTTTTTATCATTTATCTTATTGGGTACATCAAACGAAATCTTGCTATagtgagtccacgttataatggtagtgtttgtttagcaatggtagcctattgctatccttgtctattattcaatatctttcccgctttgctctgttgcaagatcgtcttttaacaatgtaaaattgataattaacaaaatattgcatcttaatgatgaaaattcattatgaaattattgaaaaatataactgagtattttaaacgagaatgaacagttaaaactacattaataaacctgtatcagctactgtctatataTAGAAGGAATTGAGAAGGcacaggatcggcaacgttgttctaatatctttttccactgccattatattatatatgaacctcactatagtggttTTCTAAAATAGTAGCGGATTTACTATTCATTGATCTCCGAGGAGAGGTGTTCAAGAATCACATTTTCagaattttgaacaaaaattgtattttcaattattaatataacaAGAAATTTCTCAGTAGACTTAAAAAAATCACTGTAACTACCTACTACCGttcaacagtaaaatcaaatAGAACCAAATAACACAGCACATCTTGCCTCAGAACTAAGTTAAATTGACAAAACTAGAAACGACTCAAAAAAAGAGTTTTGTTGTGTTGAGAACCAAACAATATGCAAAATACTACCCAACAAACAAATCAGTTCCGCTcaattcaattgagaaaaaagtgaaattcacttcatcaGGAATCAGCCCAGGTAGGGCTGTAGTATTGGGGAGTCCGATGGGTATCAGTCATCAAATCATCTAACAAGAAGACCAAACAGAGCTGTTCTTTATTAGGGTAGGGTTCAATGCGGTACATCAGATTCCTGTTGCTTTCAGAAAGTTCAGTGGTACAATATCACATATTCAAATCTCCATCAACTAACTTCTTTCCAAACCTTTCTCAAAAATCCTTAACTGAAGTAAACAGCACGAAAATGGTCCGATGAGAGTTGATGCAACGTTGCCGAATACGTTCTTCACAgctgaatataaataaaaattaatttatattttcacgtTTTATGATAATACGCCTGACAAACAAATTGATTAAGTTCATAGGTATCGTGGGGGGGAAATGAGGGGTGACTCCTACCAATAGTATGTAACGGTGTAGCTGTCTGCAACGAAGACTTGATGCCATGAAACTGGAAAACTTCCCATTTGTTTCAGTATTTCAAGAAATGATCAAAAGATGTACTTGATGAACTGATAACTTGTCAAATTAAAGTAGAACAACCCAAATAATGCGTTGCATTTAGTGTAATGTGTTGCTGGCTTTTTTCAAACCCCTTGTACCGGATTTTACAGAATAAAATGTGGTTCAACGTTAACCTTGTCAAGGATGTGAATAATGAAGATATTTTACTTCAATAATCACTGTAgtttttcatattaatcacGACCTATAAACTTGGATTGATCAATCCAGGTACTcatataggaggtcctggatagaTGAAACATCAATACGCATTCACTTTTCAATGACAGAGGAACATTTGAAATGAACAGG encodes:
- the LOC111057013 gene encoding S-phase kinase-associated protein 2 isoform X4, whose protein sequence is MQSKNNNNKRCKISNDESDLVTNGFKDENVDVSNVVTNGRHADEEIKSKSMENLVTNGRHDPEEIKLKSMEKIESKEELKCDLPVETEVKVESKTQVDDCTNFLRRRKKSSTSKRRSQEGPNHFTKISDEMILQIFQFLPKKSIADCASVCKRWRDVAYDESLWTRLDLSGRAFQTDTLAYIISRNSRIVKMPTVEICSPIFAECVDMVTSFWWRVEYLDLSMAVVNPADLAVLLSKCRDLRKLSLEHCCADRSVCESVAQNEKLDTLNMVMCYMVSCEGLTEIMKYCKRLRELNLGWTELEGDSVEAVCSLVNPDITHLDISGCKALKDEQALKLVDRCRSLVYLDVSDCVAITEQTFNVIIENLDKLQQLSVSRCYKITPSLYPNLEAMPELTNFNVFGLLNDKQIEMLQKCLSKMSINKTKFSTIARPTVGIRRTSIWGLKTRDSVCLRRWLPNPTE
- the LOC111057013 gene encoding S-phase kinase-associated protein 2 isoform X2 → MRRSKDALLSEEESSSKMQSKNNNNKRCKISNDESDLVTNGFKDENVDVSNVVTNGRHADEEIKSKSMENLVTNGRHDPEEIKLKSMEKIESKEELKCDLPVETEVKVESKTQVDDCTNFLRRRKKSSTSKRRSQEGPNHFTKISDEMILQIFQFLPKKSIADCASVCKRWRDVAYDESLWTRLDLSGRAFQTDTLAYIISRNSRIVKMPTVEICSPIFAECVDMVTSFWWRVEYLDLSMAVVNPADLAVLLSKCRDLRKLSLEHCCADRSVCESVAQNEKLDTLNMVMCYMVSCEGLTEIMKYCKRLRELNLGWTELEGDSVEAVCSLVNPDITHLDISGCKALKDEQALKLVDRCRSLVYLDVSDCVAITEQTFNVIIENLDKLQQLSVSRCYKITPSLYPNLEAMPELTNFNVFGLLNDKQIEMLQKCLSKMSINKTKFSTIARPTVGIRRTSIWGLKTRDSVA
- the LOC111057013 gene encoding S-phase kinase-associated protein 2 isoform X5, yielding MQSKNNNNKRCKISNDESDLVTNGFKDENVDVSNVVTNGRHADEEIKSKSMENLVTNGRHDPEEIKLKSMEKIESKEELKCDLPVETEVKVESKTQVDDCTNFLRRRKKSSTSKRRSQEGPNHFTKISDEMILQIFQFLPKKSIADCASVCKRWRDVAYDESLWTRLDLSGRAFQTDTLAYIISRNSRIVKMPTVEICSPIFAECVDMVTSFWWRVEYLDLSMAVVNPADLAVLLSKCRDLRKLSLEHCCADRSVCESVAQNEKLDTLNMVMCYMVSCEGLTEIMKYCKRLRELNLGWTELEGDSVEAVCSLVNPDITHLDISGCKALKDEQALKLVDRCRSLVYLDVSDCVAITEQTFNVIIENLDKLQQLSVSRCYKITPSLYPNLEAMPELTNFNVFGLLNDKQIEMLQKCLSKMSINKTKFSTIARPTVGIRRTSIWGLKTRDSVA
- the LOC111057013 gene encoding S-phase kinase-associated protein 2 isoform X1, whose protein sequence is MRRSKDALLSEEESSSKMQSKNNNNKRCKISNDESDLVTNGFKDENVDVSNVVTNGRHADEEIKSKSMENLVTNGRHDPEEIKLKSMEKIESKEELKCDLPVETEVKVESKTQVDDCTNFLRRRKKSSTSKRRSQEGPNHFTKISDEMILQIFQFLPKKSIADCASVCKRWRDVAYDESLWTRLDLSGRAFQTDTLAYIISRNSRIVKMPTVEICSPIFAECVDMVTSFWWRVEYLDLSMAVVNPADLAVLLSKCRDLRKLSLEHCCADRSVCESVAQNEKLDTLNMVMCYMVSCEGLTEIMKYCKRLRELNLGWTELEGDSVEAVCSLVNPDITHLDISGCKALKDEQALKLVDRCRSLVYLDVSDCVAITEQTFNVIIENLDKLQQLSVSRCYKITPSLYPNLEAMPELTNFNVFGLLNDKQIEMLQKCLSKMSINKTKFSTIARPTVGIRRTSIWGLKTRDSVCLRRWLPNPTE
- the LOC120354046 gene encoding 60S acidic ribosomal protein P2-like, whose protein sequence is MKRNSSVNDGSNTVLPKTFQYFSIIYSFNDTQNTIHQNDWGRTNRNSPNLFLPVLGGKENPSSSDIEKILSSVGIEADSEKLNFVVGQLKGKSVDELIKQGKEKSASIPAGGGAAVTVAAGGAPAVAAAAPEKKEKERAEKEESDQSDNDMGFGLFETEHKIFTTISYSHTLVQNVSY